TGGCACGGAGATGCGATAGTCGTTAACGTTCCCTACAGGGACACCATACCGAGGTACTTCAAGTACTGGAACATCTACCTCTGGAAGGATGGGGAGGAGGAGAAGCTCTTCGAGAAGGTTTCGTTCTACGCAATAGATTCAGATGGCAAGAGAATCCTTCTCTATGGGAAGCCAGAGAAGAAGTACATCAGTGAGCATGACAAGCTTTACATCTACGATGATGGTGAAGTTAGGGGAATAATCGATCACATCGACAGGGAAGCTGGCCAGGCCAAGATAAAGGATGGTAAAGTTTACTTCACACTCTTTGAGGAGGGAAGTGTTAACCTATACCTCTGGGATGGGGAAGTCAAGGATGTAGCAAAGGGGAAGCATTGGATCGTGGGCTTTGACGTTGATGAGAAGCTCGTTTATCTTAAAGAGACAGCTACTAGACTTGCAGAACTTTACCTGTGGGATGGTGAGGAGAGGCAGTTGACGGACTACAATGGATTGATATTCAGCAAGCTCAAGACGTTTGAACCTAGGCATTTCCGCTACAAGAGCCTTGACCTTGAAATAGACGGCTGGTACATAAAACCGGAGGTGAAGGAGGGCGAGAAAGCTCCAGTCATAGTCTTCGTTCACGGTGGTCCAAAGGGAATGTATGGGTACTATTTCAAGTATGAGATGCAACTCATGGCAAGCAAGGGCTACTACATAGTCTTCGTTAATCCAAGGGGTAGCAATGGTTACAGCGAGGACTTTGCCCTGAGGGTCTTGGAAAGGACTGGCTTGGAAGACTTCCAGGACATCCTCAACGGTATAGAGGAATTCTTTAAGCTGGAGCCTCAGGCTGATAGAGAAAGGGTTGGAATAACGGGCATAAGTTATGGTGGCTTCATGACGAACTGGGCGTTAACGCAGAGCGAACTCTTCAAGGCTGGAATAAGTGAGAATGGGATCAGCTACTGGTTGACAAGCTACGCATTCTCAGACATAGGCTTGTGGTTCGACAAGGAGGTCATTGGAGAGAACCCACTTGAGAATGAAAATTACAGGAAGTTGAGCCCACTGTTCTACGCTAAGAACGTGAAGGCCCCCCTATTGTTAATACACTCACTTGAGGATTACCGCTGTCCACTTGACCAGAGCTTGATGTTCTACCACGTCCTGAAGGATCTTGGAAAGGAGGTCTACATTGCGATATTCAAGAGAGGTGCTCACGGTCACAGCATCAGAGGAAGCCCAAGACACAGAATGAAGAGGTACAAGCTCTTCATTGAGTTCTTTGAGAGAAAGCTCAAGAAGTACGAGGAAGGCTTCGAGGTGGAAAAGATACTTAAGGGAGAAGGGAAGTGATGGAGGATTCTTGAATGAAAGTTCTAATAACAGGCTTTGAGCCCTTCGGAGGGGACGATAAGAATCCGACGAGCGAGATAGCTGAAACATTAAATGGAAAGAAGATTGGAGATGCCGAGGTGGTTTCCTTCGTCCTTCCAGTATCTTTTAAGAGGGCCAGGGAAAAGCTGATCAAAATACTCGATGAAGTTAAGCCCGACATAGCCATAAGCCTCGGTTTGGCACCAGGGAGAACTCACATATCAGTTGAAAGGGTGGCGATCAACATAATAGATGCCAGAATTCCAGACAATGATGGAGAGCAACCTAAGGACGAGCCAATAGTTGAAGGAGGACCAGTGGCATACTTCGCTACCATACCTACTAGGGAGATAGTGGAAGAGATGAAGAGAAATGGAATTCCCGCAGTGCTCTCCTACACGGCTGGAACTTACCTTTGTAATTTTGTGATGTACTTAACTTTGCATACATCAGCAACCAAGGGTTATCCTAAAAAAGCGGGCTTCATTCACGTTCCCTACACACCAGATCAGGTTCTTGAGAAGAGGAACACTCCAAGCATGTCCCTTGATTTAGAAATTAAAGGAGTGGAAATAGCGATAAAGGTTGCTCAGAGCGCGCTACACTCATCACAACTCAGGTAGGGATGGAGTTCATCATCGCTTATTCGAATCCTGGCTTTCTGATTTTTATAACTTCTCTGTTTACTAAGGTCGGTGGGATCTCACCTCTCTTAAAGGCTATTAGGTTCCTTGCAACGAGCTCGGCCATGCCCTCCCTAGCTCCAAAGCTCGCGCTTCCTATGTGTGGAGTCAGGACAACGTTGTCAAGACTGAAGAGTTCCTCATCGTAGTAAGGTTCCTCCTCAAATACATCTAATCCAGCTCCAGCTATCCATCTCTCCTTCAACGCCCTAATTAAAGCCTTTGTATCTACAACCTTCCCCCTTGCCACGTTAATCAATATTGCGTTCCTCTTCATCAGTTTAAGCCTCTCCTCGTTTATCATGTACATAGTTTCTTTAGTTAGGGGGACCGCAAGGACTACGAAATCACTTTCTCTAAGTA
The window above is part of the Pyrococcus sp. NA2 genome. Proteins encoded here:
- a CDS encoding S9 family peptidase, whose translation is MTSIEWDEKTFTKFAYLSDPRTKGNLVAYVLTKANLDSNKYENTVVIENLEDGSRKFIEDASMPRISPDGKKIAFMRFNEEKKTAQIWVADIKTLSAKKVLEAKNIRSLEWNQDSRRLLIIGFKRRDDEDFIFEDDVPAWFDNMGFFDGEKTTFWIVDTEAEEVIEQFEKPRFSSGVWHGDAIVVNVPYRDTIPRYFKYWNIYLWKDGEEEKLFEKVSFYAIDSDGKRILLYGKPEKKYISEHDKLYIYDDGEVRGIIDHIDREAGQAKIKDGKVYFTLFEEGSVNLYLWDGEVKDVAKGKHWIVGFDVDEKLVYLKETATRLAELYLWDGEERQLTDYNGLIFSKLKTFEPRHFRYKSLDLEIDGWYIKPEVKEGEKAPVIVFVHGGPKGMYGYYFKYEMQLMASKGYYIVFVNPRGSNGYSEDFALRVLERTGLEDFQDILNGIEEFFKLEPQADRERVGITGISYGGFMTNWALTQSELFKAGISENGISYWLTSYAFSDIGLWFDKEVIGENPLENENYRKLSPLFYAKNVKAPLLLIHSLEDYRCPLDQSLMFYHVLKDLGKEVYIAIFKRGAHGHSIRGSPRHRMKRYKLFIEFFERKLKKYEEGFEVEKILKGEGK